One Dictyoglomus turgidum DSM 6724 DNA window includes the following coding sequences:
- a CDS encoding NAD(P)/FAD-dependent oxidoreductase, whose amino-acid sequence MYLIVGNGISGINTAEVIRERDKEGRIVVISRERYPYYSRPQLIEFLAGNITIDQLPFYPEEWYKEQNIEIHYDENAIKVDTQRKILITDKNEYSFDKLILATGAIPFKPNIENINAEGVFTLRNIDDALSILSYIKEKERVILLGCGLLGLETGRALSQRGLKIIGLEFFPRLLPRQLDEEGAKILQNIIEKKFSFEFYLGVKAQKIIGSKRFEGIELEDGRKIMGDMLIVSAGIIPHIEVAKNSGIETNKGIIVNNFMETNIENIYAVGDCAEHNGRIYGIIPACMEQSEVVGRNVTSEKVEYKGTLPFNSLKVTGVDLTSIGEIEPKDNCEVFVKKDEERGFYRKLIFRDNMILGAILLGNKRSYVNKILSLMKKKEEVLNKEELLNED is encoded by the coding sequence ATGTACTTAATCGTTGGAAATGGAATATCAGGAATAAATACTGCGGAAGTAATTAGAGAAAGGGACAAAGAAGGCAGAATAGTTGTAATAAGTAGAGAGAGATATCCATACTATTCAAGGCCACAGCTCATAGAATTTCTTGCAGGAAATATAACTATAGATCAACTTCCCTTTTACCCAGAAGAATGGTATAAAGAGCAGAATATTGAGATTCATTATGATGAGAATGCTATAAAGGTTGATACCCAAAGAAAGATATTAATAACGGACAAGAATGAATATTCTTTTGATAAACTTATTTTAGCCACAGGAGCGATTCCCTTTAAACCAAATATTGAAAATATTAACGCTGAGGGGGTATTTACTTTAAGAAATATAGATGACGCCCTTAGTATTCTGTCCTATATAAAAGAAAAGGAGAGAGTAATTCTTCTTGGTTGTGGGCTTTTAGGGTTAGAGACAGGAAGGGCTCTTTCTCAAAGGGGATTAAAAATTATAGGTTTGGAATTTTTCCCAAGGCTTCTTCCAAGACAACTTGATGAGGAAGGTGCTAAGATTCTTCAAAATATTATTGAGAAAAAATTTTCCTTTGAGTTTTATTTAGGAGTAAAGGCTCAAAAAATAATTGGAAGTAAGAGGTTTGAGGGGATAGAACTTGAAGATGGAAGGAAAATTATGGGAGATATGCTCATAGTTTCAGCAGGCATAATCCCTCATATAGAGGTTGCTAAAAATTCAGGAATAGAGACAAATAAAGGGATTATTGTAAATAATTTTATGGAAACTAATATTGAGAATATTTATGCTGTGGGAGATTGTGCAGAGCATAACGGCAGAATTTATGGCATTATTCCTGCATGTATGGAACAATCGGAAGTGGTAGGGAGAAATGTAACATCTGAAAAGGTGGAGTATAAAGGTACATTGCCTTTTAATTCTCTCAAAGTTACTGGGGTAGATCTAACTTCTATAGGTGAAATAGAGCCTAAGGATAACTGTGAGGTTTTTGTTAAAAAGGATGAAGAGAGAGGTTTTTACAGAAAATTAATATTTAGAGATAACATGATTTTAGGGGCGATTCTGCTTGGGAACAAAAGGAGTTATGTTAACAAAATTTTGAGCTTGATGAAGAAAAAAGAGGAGGTCTTAAATAAAGAAGAATTACTAAATGAGGATTAA
- a CDS encoding alpha-glucosidase/alpha-galactosidase: protein MVKIAIIGAGSVSFSMKLLQDLNYYKDLSGSTVVFMDINEERLELVYTLAEKYMKETGARLNLEKTTDRKKAIDGADFVINVVKIGGYHNMEKEREIAESLGYYRGFGDRVSDYYGGFAAYEQLKFIRELAKDVEKLAPNAWYMQVSNPVFEGTNLALRETGLKVVGFCHGYLELFHLIRVLGLDPKDVEEQVAGFNHSIFLTKFKYKGENAYPLIDKWIEEEAPKLWNSYEYMISPWEYTQLSPASVEMYRLYGLFPIGDTPRAVSPWWFHTDLNEKKKWYPAGGPDSEIGWTMYLYGLKLRLAQMERLARDPNVSIVKELPVEESMESIIPFVDAIVNNHRRRLVLNVPNQGAIPGIPDDVIVEIPVYVDKNGIERERIEKIPSRLMLYVLIPRWLRMERILQAFQEGDRTSLLLMVMDDPRTKSFEQGKNLVETILSQPWNEEMNKHYK from the coding sequence ATGGTAAAGATTGCTATTATAGGTGCTGGTAGTGTTTCTTTCTCTATGAAGCTTCTTCAAGATCTTAATTACTATAAGGATCTTTCTGGAAGTACCGTGGTATTTATGGATATAAATGAAGAGAGGTTAGAACTGGTTTATACCCTTGCAGAAAAATATATGAAGGAAACAGGGGCAAGATTAAATTTAGAAAAGACCACCGATAGAAAAAAGGCAATAGATGGGGCTGATTTCGTTATTAACGTGGTAAAAATAGGTGGCTATCATAATATGGAAAAGGAAAGAGAGATTGCAGAAAGCCTGGGATACTATAGAGGGTTTGGAGATAGGGTAAGCGATTATTATGGCGGATTTGCAGCTTATGAGCAATTAAAATTTATAAGGGAGCTTGCGAAGGATGTAGAAAAGTTAGCACCTAATGCTTGGTATATGCAGGTTTCAAACCCAGTATTTGAGGGAACAAACTTGGCCTTGAGAGAAACAGGTTTAAAAGTTGTGGGTTTCTGCCATGGATATTTAGAGCTATTTCATCTTATAAGGGTGCTTGGTCTTGATCCTAAGGATGTAGAGGAACAAGTAGCAGGATTTAATCATTCCATTTTCCTCACTAAATTTAAATATAAGGGAGAGAATGCTTATCCCTTAATAGATAAATGGATAGAAGAGGAAGCCCCAAAGCTTTGGAATTCTTACGAATATATGATATCTCCTTGGGAATATACTCAGCTTTCTCCGGCGAGTGTAGAGATGTATAGACTGTATGGTCTATTCCCCATAGGGGATACTCCCAGGGCAGTTTCACCATGGTGGTTCCATACTGATTTAAATGAGAAAAAGAAATGGTATCCTGCGGGAGGCCCTGATTCTGAAATAGGTTGGACTATGTATCTCTATGGTCTAAAACTGAGGCTTGCTCAAATGGAGAGATTAGCAAGAGATCCTAATGTCTCTATAGTAAAGGAACTTCCTGTAGAAGAGAGCATGGAATCCATAATTCCTTTTGTGGATGCGATAGTTAATAATCATAGGCGAAGGCTTGTATTAAATGTACCCAACCAAGGGGCAATTCCAGGGATTCCTGATGATGTAATAGTAGAGATTCCTGTATATGTGGATAAAAATGGGATAGAAAGAGAGAGGATAGAAAAAATTCCCTCAAGATTGATGCTCTATGTACTCATACCGAGATGGTTAAGAATGGAAAGAATACTTCAAGCTTTTCAAGAAGGAGATAGAACCAGTTTGCTACTTATGGTTATGGATGATCCAAGGACTAAGAGTTTTGAACAAGGCAAGAATTTGGTAGAGACTATTTTATCTCAGCCTTGGAATGAAGAGATGAATAAACATTATAAATGA
- a CDS encoding response regulator transcription factor, protein MKILVVEDDRKISHLLELELTHEGHEVKVVGDGYDALIEVEDFKPDVVILDIMLPGLSGKEVAKRLRDKYPDLGIIMLTALGDVKDKVEAFKLGADDYVVKPFSIEELLARIQAVSRRKEKKEEIISKHGIELYVDQHRVFIDGKEVELSKTEFSLLYLLLKNENIVLSKEKILSSIWGDYDDERENLVEVYINYLRKKLGERGKYIKTIRGVGYSFRKD, encoded by the coding sequence ATGAAAATTCTTGTAGTTGAAGATGATAGGAAAATATCTCATCTTTTAGAGTTAGAGCTTACCCACGAGGGGCACGAGGTAAAAGTTGTAGGAGATGGCTACGATGCCCTAATTGAGGTGGAAGATTTTAAGCCTGACGTAGTTATTCTTGATATTATGCTTCCAGGGCTTTCAGGAAAAGAGGTAGCAAAGAGGTTAAGGGACAAGTATCCTGATCTCGGAATAATAATGCTTACCGCTTTAGGAGATGTGAAGGATAAGGTAGAAGCTTTCAAATTAGGGGCTGATGATTATGTGGTTAAGCCCTTTAGTATAGAAGAGCTCCTTGCAAGAATTCAGGCAGTATCAAGAAGAAAAGAGAAAAAGGAAGAAATCATAAGTAAGCATGGAATTGAACTTTATGTGGATCAACATAGGGTATTTATAGATGGTAAAGAAGTTGAGCTATCTAAAACAGAATTTTCTCTTCTTTATCTTCTTCTCAAAAACGAGAATATTGTTCTTTCTAAGGAGAAGATTTTATCCTCCATATGGGGTGATTATGATGATGAGAGGGAAAATCTGGTAGAAGTATACATAAATTATTTAAGGAAAAAGTTGGGAGAAAGAGGTAAGTATATTAAGACCATAAGAGGAGTAGGATATTCCTTCAGAAAGGACTAA
- a CDS encoding lipoprotein — translation MKKIVILLIVGLIFISGCARTVTQRPKGYLGISISFYRPLILSIDGSYYAFIIAFNENNVITEDPNTWQYYIEYDGFNQKFMWGRNDFSSYGTLLSGKFSEDGTNFSFKISLNLFSNATSLYMKIFYFVYDPFVYDPLQGFRDLYWQYPDSDSESIRIDLSNYPYSYNSVLTGNINIISGLSLWIE, via the coding sequence ATGAAAAAAATAGTAATTCTACTAATTGTAGGATTGATATTTATATCAGGTTGTGCTCGGACAGTAACTCAAAGACCTAAAGGATATTTAGGAATTAGTATTTCTTTTTATAGGCCATTGATTTTGTCAATTGACGGATCTTATTATGCATTTATTATTGCTTTTAATGAAAACAATGTAATAACAGAGGACCCCAACACTTGGCAGTACTATATTGAGTATGATGGATTTAATCAAAAGTTTATGTGGGGAAGAAATGATTTTTCTTCCTATGGGACATTACTTAGTGGAAAGTTTTCTGAGGATGGAACAAATTTTTCTTTTAAAATCTCTCTAAATCTGTTCTCGAATGCTACTTCTCTTTATATGAAAATCTTTTATTTTGTGTATGATCCTTTTGTGTATGATCCTTTGCAAGGATTTAGGGATTTGTATTGGCAATATCCTGATTCTGATTCTGAGAGCATTAGAATAGATCTTTCCAATTATCCTTATAGCTATAATTCTGTCCTTACAGGGAATATAAATATAATTTCGGGATTAAGTCTATGGATCGAATAA
- the lptC gene encoding LPS export ABC transporter periplasmic protein LptC has product MKRLICILMIAILIMTSAFSQTKNPVKITAQKISYDYGKKTTRAEGNVVVIYKPGQDDETRITATLVFYNQDTNVVEAPGKVNISQRDLSIVGEDLKVDLKKETLELKKNVNMVLQRKVDNKVEITKLFSQSVVYSLKNKTGNMIGGVRIEREDLTVSANSADFDTDKEIYTFVDNVKMMDKDKNEINCKRLVVYVKDKVVVAEGNIDTTFYVTE; this is encoded by the coding sequence ATGAAAAGGTTAATTTGTATTTTAATGATAGCAATTTTAATCATGACCTCTGCTTTTTCTCAGACTAAAAATCCTGTGAAGATTACTGCTCAAAAGATTTCTTATGATTATGGAAAGAAGACTACTCGTGCAGAAGGAAATGTGGTAGTAATTTATAAGCCAGGGCAAGATGATGAGACAAGAATTACTGCAACTTTAGTATTTTACAATCAGGATACTAATGTAGTTGAGGCTCCAGGTAAGGTAAATATATCCCAGAGGGATTTAAGTATAGTGGGAGAAGACTTAAAGGTAGATTTGAAGAAGGAAACTCTTGAACTTAAGAAAAATGTAAATATGGTGCTTCAGAGGAAAGTGGATAATAAAGTTGAAATTACTAAACTTTTTTCCCAGAGTGTGGTTTATTCATTAAAAAACAAGACAGGGAATATGATAGGTGGTGTAAGAATTGAGAGGGAGGATTTAACGGTTTCAGCAAATAGTGCTGATTTTGATACCGATAAGGAAATTTATACCTTTGTAGATAATGTGAAAATGATGGATAAAGATAAAAATGAGATAAATTGTAAAAGGCTTGTAGTCTATGTAAAGGACAAGGTAGTTGTGGCAGAAGGAAACATTGACACTACTTTCTATGTAACCGAATGA
- a CDS encoding glycosyltransferase family 2 protein encodes MDISVVIPTYNRKKILEITLPNILNQDFEGEYEIIVSDDGSEDETSSYIKELQGKYKNLKYIKNNERKGPAYARNRAIEIAKGKLMVFIDSDIFVKKNFLKNHFEIQKKNNFNILVQGPVINTYNWEKPWEEKFKLRDISSAYFATGNASIPKEILLKAGFFDENFTFYGWEDLELGIRIKKLNIPKITSEKVTVWHIQTPPNLKNLPYLLNKEKERAKSALYFYKKHPILEVKMMIQLGKIYEIGNFIQRLFGLINEKNIDKWWEWAEKRGYHTLSQIFLSGVLNKVYLEELKRISS; translated from the coding sequence ATGGATATAAGTGTAGTAATACCAACATATAATAGAAAAAAAATCTTAGAAATAACTCTCCCTAACATATTGAATCAAGATTTTGAAGGGGAATATGAAATCATTGTTTCAGATGATGGATCAGAAGATGAAACCTCTTCATACATAAAGGAACTTCAAGGAAAATATAAAAATTTAAAGTACATAAAAAATAATGAAAGAAAAGGACCCGCCTATGCAAGAAATAGAGCCATAGAAATTGCAAAAGGAAAATTAATGGTCTTTATAGATAGCGACATATTTGTGAAAAAAAATTTTCTAAAAAATCATTTTGAAATTCAAAAGAAAAATAACTTCAATATACTCGTACAAGGACCTGTAATTAATACCTATAACTGGGAAAAACCATGGGAAGAAAAATTTAAATTAAGAGATATCTCCTCTGCCTATTTTGCCACAGGAAATGCCAGTATTCCAAAGGAGATTTTATTAAAAGCTGGCTTTTTTGATGAAAATTTTACTTTTTATGGCTGGGAGGATTTAGAACTTGGAATAAGAATAAAGAAGTTAAATATTCCCAAAATTACCTCTGAAAAAGTAACAGTATGGCATATTCAAACTCCCCCAAATCTTAAAAATCTTCCGTATCTTCTTAACAAAGAAAAAGAAAGAGCAAAATCCGCACTATATTTTTATAAAAAGCACCCCATCTTAGAAGTAAAAATGATGATACAACTTGGAAAAATATATGAAATAGGAAACTTCATACAAAGATTATTTGGATTAATAAATGAAAAAAATATTGATAAATGGTGGGAGTGGGCTGAAAAAAGAGGATATCATACTTTATCCCAAATATTCCTCTCAGGAGTACTCAATAAAGTTTACTTAGAAGAATTAAAGAGAATTTCCTCGTAA
- a CDS encoding O-antigen ligase family protein, with amino-acid sequence MLEKLGLIFSSFSYIFQIPFIFYLILRVKKLRIKFIEDDKDKIILVLLFISGVISSLLSSKKLEAFLVSLIPFIFVGFYILGKEGLKESNKNIIYYILLGSSILGFILFVSRIFNFSLYILEFPIVDGNAPRGLVLGVKSQGLSLLLEFGIVSGIGLLVYFERNIRDILKILLLLVFCILGFMITETRGGILGILVGLIVLISNKEFLNQLKRKWKYVLLIVFLFILAFFIFFNQFYNKLTISLQKGRQGSIYERIYIYLGTLRMIKDNLLFGVGPGCFVYEYPKYALKNFPYVPEFILGELSHAVTTHNIYFYFLSGWGIIGSSFFFYWLFKKIYKGLKFNYSLDKHIILAILMVYFGHVLLDDLFSIHVPLLIGLLNRNKEYTLVLDK; translated from the coding sequence ATGTTAGAAAAATTAGGGCTTATTTTTTCTTCTTTTAGTTATATTTTTCAAATTCCTTTTATTTTTTATTTAATTCTTAGGGTAAAAAAATTACGAATTAAGTTTATAGAGGATGATAAAGATAAAATAATTCTTGTCCTTTTATTTATATCAGGAGTTATAAGTTCTTTGCTTTCAAGTAAAAAGTTAGAAGCTTTTCTTGTCTCACTAATACCCTTCATCTTTGTAGGGTTTTATATCTTGGGGAAGGAAGGTTTAAAGGAAAGCAATAAAAATATTATTTATTACATTCTTTTAGGAAGCTCTATTCTTGGCTTTATTCTTTTTGTTTCAAGGATTTTTAATTTTTCTCTTTATATTTTAGAGTTCCCCATAGTAGATGGAAATGCTCCAAGGGGTTTAGTTTTAGGAGTAAAATCTCAAGGGCTTTCTTTGCTTTTGGAATTTGGAATTGTTTCTGGTATTGGACTTTTGGTATATTTTGAAAGGAATATAAGGGATATTTTGAAGATCTTACTTTTGCTTGTTTTTTGTATTTTGGGATTTATGATAACGGAGACCAGAGGGGGAATTTTGGGAATCTTGGTAGGGCTCATAGTTTTAATATCAAATAAAGAATTTTTAAACCAACTTAAGAGAAAATGGAAGTATGTACTTTTAATAGTTTTTTTATTTATCTTGGCTTTTTTTATATTTTTTAACCAATTCTATAATAAGTTAACTATTTCTTTACAAAAAGGCAGGCAAGGTTCTATTTATGAAAGGATTTACATCTACCTTGGCACATTAAGAATGATAAAGGATAATTTACTTTTTGGGGTTGGACCGGGTTGTTTTGTATATGAATACCCCAAATATGCTTTAAAGAACTTTCCATATGTCCCAGAATTTATTCTTGGAGAGCTTTCTCATGCTGTTACTACTCATAATATTTATTTTTATTTCTTATCGGGTTGGGGTATTATTGGCTCCTCTTTTTTCTTTTATTGGCTTTTTAAAAAGATATATAAAGGATTAAAATTTAATTATTCTTTGGATAAACATATTATTTTAGCAATTTTAATGGTATATTTTGGGCATGTTCTTCTTGATGATCTTTTCTCCATACATGTTCCTTTACTTATAGGCTTGTTGAATAGGAATAAGGAATATACTTTAGTATTGGATAAATAA
- a CDS encoding HAMP domain-containing sensor histidine kinase: MKIAWKITLIYTGILIFLISILSFLFYIQTENVLMDENKKDLYRTFMGLGVGRGFMMGRMMGGRISSFYISEKENIIQDPFNLGLVEKEGLYQSPDGSYILVVKRNNYFIGKDITSTMTALDRLRETCISIAILGVVPSLLIGYFLSQRILFPIRRIIRDARLIDIKNPGKRVELPSAKDELWELANTLNLLFDRIEKAYKREEEFSSDISHELKTPLTSILGYIRMLKRWGKEDKRVLDESLDILENATLDMINMVDTLLKISRVPEEIEKEDINVKEFLAEILEKYKNIYPDFDFRIYVEGDPMVKTSKKVIEIILGILIDNGVKNSLDKKEIYIGYREGKFFVRDFGKGIPGEEIPKIFERFYKLDKSRSSKGYGLGLSLAKKLAESIGSDIIVESKEGEGSIFYIKV; the protein is encoded by the coding sequence ATGAAGATTGCATGGAAAATCACTCTAATTTACACTGGAATTCTCATCTTCCTTATAAGTATTCTTTCTTTTCTTTTTTATATTCAGACGGAAAATGTTTTGATGGATGAAAATAAAAAGGATTTATATAGAACCTTTATGGGACTTGGAGTGGGTAGGGGATTTATGATGGGAAGAATGATGGGGGGAAGAATTTCTTCCTTTTATATTTCAGAGAAAGAAAATATAATTCAGGATCCTTTTAATTTAGGACTTGTAGAGAAAGAAGGATTATATCAGTCTCCTGATGGAAGTTATATTCTTGTGGTAAAAAGAAACAATTATTTTATTGGAAAAGATATAACTTCTACTATGACTGCTCTTGATCGTTTAAGGGAAACTTGTATTAGTATTGCCATATTAGGGGTAGTTCCATCCCTTCTTATTGGTTATTTCTTATCTCAAAGGATTCTCTTCCCTATTCGTAGGATTATAAGGGATGCTCGTTTAATTGATATAAAAAACCCAGGAAAAAGAGTAGAGCTTCCTTCTGCTAAGGATGAACTGTGGGAGTTGGCAAATACTCTTAATCTTCTATTTGATAGAATAGAGAAGGCGTATAAGAGGGAAGAAGAGTTTTCTTCTGATATTTCCCATGAATTAAAGACTCCTTTGACCTCTATTCTTGGATATATAAGAATGCTTAAAAGATGGGGTAAAGAAGATAAAAGGGTTTTGGATGAATCCTTAGATATATTAGAGAATGCTACATTGGATATGATAAATATGGTGGATACTCTCCTTAAGATATCAAGGGTTCCTGAAGAAATTGAGAAGGAGGATATAAATGTCAAGGAGTTTTTGGCTGAGATTTTAGAAAAGTATAAAAATATATATCCTGATTTTGATTTCAGGATATATGTAGAGGGTGACCCCATGGTAAAGACTTCTAAGAAGGTAATTGAAATTATTTTAGGAATTCTTATCGATAATGGAGTTAAAAATTCTCTTGATAAAAAAGAGATTTATATAGGTTATAGAGAGGGCAAGTTTTTTGTTAGAGATTTTGGAAAAGGAATTCCTGGGGAAGAAATACCAAAAATTTTTGAAAGATTTTATAAGTTGGATAAGTCAAGAAGCAGTAAAGGATATGGCTTAGGGCTTTCCCTTGCAAAAAAGCTTGCAGAAAGTATTGGATCTGATATTATAGTTGAGAGTAAGGAAGGAGAGGGGAGTATATTTTATATCAAAGTATGA
- a CDS encoding LptF/LptG family permease, with protein sequence MSMHIKTYHKYIFSEILGPFFLGIFGFILVMLIQILYEFSDFIIMRRVSFEVVLKLLYYKIPSLFVFVIPVSLLFAIIFSFGRLMRDGEIFAMRSSGIYFLSLTLTPLLFSILLSLILWFFTYSLIPESNYRSNRLIQKYFFLNPAPIKGENVFFHDEEGRYYYVKKIIENRNVMQNVLVFDTSSSNKYPIIYTAEEAIWNRDSLILKNGVVHHLGDDSFVVWEGKFEEFKINLPQDFMYIFYRDRTPQEMPTNELKKRINVYKKAGISARSYLVEDYLRIAQSIAVPIFALMGFSVILLTGRGGRLWGTAFSIIIAFFYYGFNIIARSFGEYAVFSPFLSAWLPNITLGSLSLGVFIWKVRKW encoded by the coding sequence ATGAGTATGCATATAAAAACCTATCATAAATATATATTCAGTGAAATATTGGGACCATTTTTTTTAGGAATTTTTGGATTCATCTTGGTAATGTTGATCCAAATTCTTTATGAATTTTCAGACTTCATTATTATGAGAAGAGTAAGTTTTGAGGTTGTTCTAAAACTTCTTTATTATAAGATTCCATCCCTATTTGTTTTCGTTATACCTGTATCTTTGCTTTTTGCTATCATTTTTTCCTTTGGACGACTTATGAGAGATGGCGAGATTTTTGCCATGAGATCAAGTGGCATATATTTTTTAAGTCTTACTTTAACTCCTCTTTTGTTCTCTATCCTTCTTTCTCTTATTCTTTGGTTTTTCACTTATTCTCTTATTCCTGAATCCAATTATAGATCTAATAGACTGATCCAGAAATATTTCTTTTTAAATCCTGCACCTATAAAGGGAGAGAATGTATTTTTCCATGACGAAGAAGGAAGATATTATTATGTAAAGAAGATAATAGAAAATAGGAATGTTATGCAAAATGTATTGGTTTTTGACACCTCATCCTCTAATAAGTATCCTATAATCTATACAGCAGAGGAGGCCATATGGAATAGGGATTCTCTTATATTGAAAAATGGAGTAGTTCACCATCTTGGGGATGATTCCTTTGTGGTATGGGAAGGAAAGTTTGAAGAGTTTAAAATAAATCTTCCTCAAGATTTTATGTATATCTTTTATAGGGATAGAACTCCTCAGGAAATGCCAACAAATGAGCTTAAGAAAAGAATTAACGTATATAAAAAGGCAGGAATATCTGCAAGATCCTACTTAGTGGAAGATTATCTTAGAATTGCCCAAAGTATAGCAGTGCCTATTTTTGCTCTTATGGGATTTAGTGTGATCCTCCTTACAGGGAGAGGAGGAAGGTTGTGGGGTACTGCTTTTAGCATAATTATTGCCTTCTTTTATTATGGGTTCAATATTATAGCAAGATCCTTTGGGGAATATGCGGTTTTTTCACCTTTTCTTTCTGCTTGGCTTCCTAATATAACCCTTGGAAGTTTAAGTTTGGGGGTGTTCATATGGAAGGTAAGAAAGTGGTAA
- the rd gene encoding rubredoxin — MGKYRCVVCGYVYDPEEGDPEGNIPPGTSFEELPEDWVCPVCGADKSMFKPV; from the coding sequence ATGGGAAAATATAGATGTGTGGTATGCGGATATGTTTATGATCCTGAAGAGGGGGATCCCGAAGGAAATATTCCACCCGGCACTTCCTTTGAAGAACTCCCTGAGGACTGGGTATGTCCTGTCTGTGGAGCAGACAAGAGCATGTTTAAACCAGTTTAG
- the lnt gene encoding apolipoprotein N-acyltransferase — MDRIRLFFLFIAIILYILSYPPFNISFLIFFTLVPLFSLLPKFSTKEAFIYGFLYGFGFYGVNFYWIPDLVSKFANLGVGIFANLLLISYLSSYYGIFLWGCKKKENSILFPAFFMVLLQWIRSHGPLAFNWGSLGEPMVNILPILQWASVLGELGLSFFVVLVNSLISRWKNLKFIRKTAFALSLVLIFLIGFLMMGESEGKYKVGAVQGNYDSFSKYFYTDIYDQFKVHRDLALKLPDNLDLMVFAESVLFCYLNEYPQYLISLRELSEKKNTPVLIGALEKREDKIYNSAYLITQDGKYITHKKSQLVPFVEEVPFPFNFIIPEYFKGLIGNYNRGPGFTPLPLKEKFIGVLICFESLFSDLARELSQKGSNFLVVITNDGWFEGTPAVYQHRNQSLLRAVENRISLVQVANTGITFFVDPFGRVLKESREGERNVYVANLPKKIFSIYTIWGDLPIFIGFIIFLLIKLIIE; from the coding sequence ATGGATCGAATAAGGTTGTTTTTTCTTTTTATTGCCATAATTTTATATATCCTTTCTTATCCTCCCTTCAACATTTCTTTTCTTATCTTCTTTACTCTTGTTCCTCTCTTTTCTTTGCTTCCTAAGTTTTCCACAAAAGAAGCCTTTATCTATGGGTTTTTATATGGTTTTGGTTTTTATGGAGTTAATTTTTATTGGATCCCTGATTTGGTTTCCAAATTTGCTAATCTTGGAGTTGGAATATTTGCTAATCTTCTTCTTATCTCTTATCTTTCTTCCTATTATGGAATTTTTCTTTGGGGGTGCAAAAAGAAGGAGAATTCTATACTTTTTCCAGCTTTTTTTATGGTGCTTCTTCAATGGATAAGATCTCATGGACCCCTTGCCTTCAATTGGGGATCTTTGGGAGAACCTATGGTAAATATTCTTCCTATTCTTCAGTGGGCAAGTGTGTTAGGAGAATTAGGGCTTTCTTTCTTTGTAGTGCTTGTTAATTCTCTTATTTCAAGATGGAAAAATTTGAAATTTATTAGAAAAACAGCTTTTGCTCTTTCTTTGGTTTTAATCTTTCTCATTGGCTTTTTAATGATGGGGGAATCTGAAGGTAAATATAAAGTTGGAGCTGTTCAAGGAAATTATGACAGTTTTTCTAAGTATTTTTACACTGATATTTATGATCAATTTAAGGTACACAGAGATTTGGCTTTAAAGCTCCCTGATAATTTGGACCTTATGGTCTTTGCAGAGAGTGTTCTTTTTTGTTATCTCAATGAATATCCTCAATATTTGATAAGTTTGAGGGAGCTTTCAGAAAAAAAGAATACTCCAGTTTTAATCGGGGCCTTAGAGAAAAGGGAAGATAAAATATATAATTCTGCCTATCTTATCACCCAGGATGGAAAATATATAACTCATAAAAAATCTCAATTGGTGCCTTTTGTTGAGGAGGTACCATTTCCATTTAACTTTATCATACCAGAGTATTTTAAGGGCTTAATAGGAAATTATAATAGAGGTCCTGGATTTACTCCTCTCCCTTTGAAGGAAAAGTTTATTGGGGTCCTTATATGTTTTGAGTCCTTATTTTCAGATCTCGCAAGAGAACTTTCCCAAAAGGGCAGTAATTTTCTTGTAGTGATAACAAATGATGGTTGGTTTGAGGGAACTCCTGCAGTATATCAGCACAGGAATCAATCCCTTTTGAGAGCAGTAGAAAATAGAATTTCTCTTGTTCAGGTAGCAAATACTGGAATTACCTTTTTTGTGGATCCTTTTGGAAGGGTATTGAAGGAAAGTAGAGAGGGAGAAAGAAATGTTTATGTTGCTAATTTGCCTAAGAAAATATTTTCTATTTATACCATCTGGGGAGATCTCCCTATCTTTATAGGATTTATTATCTTTCTTTTGATAAAATTAATAATAGAATGA